Proteins encoded by one window of Anguilla rostrata isolate EN2019 chromosome 9, ASM1855537v3, whole genome shotgun sequence:
- the LOC135263617 gene encoding regulator of G-protein signaling 14-like isoform X1, which produces MRTSHTQVHSPHKFLLWHVAKAASCSDRKCQQTQVSRRECCNVSFFCNIFNAVSCLGFSDSVDIGATFRNSQNLGVRIGHGVLAVSDGELNMITSEDHGSCHSLDSSPQPHGCQHSAAGKVASWAVSFEKLLKDPTGVCYFEAFLKSEVSAENILFWRACEKFSQIQAHQKEELSREARSIFDNYLSDSAFHAVNIDETARITESDLQTPTPDMFHKAQQQIFKLMKFDSYTRFKRSQLFQKCMLAEMEARPLPGLGPRSTNFGALQNTGSDCSFSSERQNKVKLGKCSHLEMEAERRRGQESRAVWDRGDQQRRSWEAKLSERCVVSGGQRVNSAMQSTVSGPRDSEQGRVAIRQTEKYCCVYLPDGTASLAPARPGVTIRDMLRVLCQKRGFDLCDITLYLQGKDKQPLSLDQDSSVLREQQVLLELRVTFAVEIAFMRSRVRIVVKSSKSLQEALSMVLQKHDLRPQDVVLTVSGCMEPLKMDMLVFPLANKTLLLDRAKGELPHSGSPPGSVPGSTFQRRGAITSETAEGLQPIGTRARPNRARITAARKTYDVDALAALLSRVQWCSMDDQRSLLRKEHLVMPSFLELPPAAGEEETEEAQGENRGSEEPSPTSASPPTPSGAPALSEEEGAVGMAAPDRMDSDAQSLSPLSRPDGSFFCSDLSRETVV; this is translated from the exons ATGAGGACAAGTCATACACAAGTGCACAGCCCACACAAGTTCCTCTTGTGGCATGTTGCTAAGGCTGCTTCCtgttcagacaggaagtgccagCAGACACAAGTTTCTAGAAGAGAATGTTGTAATGTGTCATTCTTTTGCAATATTTTCAATGCTGTGAGTTGTTTGGGATTTTCGGATTCTGTTGATATTGGAGCCACGTTCAGGAACTCTCAAAACCTTGGAGTGCGCATTGGTCACGGG GTCCTGGCAGTGTCCGACGGTG AGCTGAACATGATCACGTCAGAGGACCACGGCAGCTGCCACAGTTTAGACAGTAGCCCCCAACCACACGGCTGTCAGCACTCCGCTGCGGGGAAGGTGGCCAGCTGGGCCGTGAGCTTCGAGAAGCTTCTGAAGGACCCCACTGGTGTCTGTTACTTTGAG GCTTTCCTGAAGTCAGAAGTCAGCGCTGAGAACATCCTATTCTGGCGGGCATGTGAGAAGTTCAGCCAGATACAAGCTCATCAGAAAGAGGAG CTATCCAGAGAAGCTCGATCCATTTTTGACAACTACCTCTCAGACAGTGCCTTCCATGCCGTCAACATCGATGAGACAGCTCGCATAACTGAGAGTGACCTACAAACTCCCACACCAGACATGTTTCATAAGGCTCAGCAACAG ATTTTCAAATTGATGAAGTTTGACAGCTACACTCGGTTCAAACGCTCCCAGCTCTTCCAGAAATGCATGCTTGCTGAAATGGAGGCTCGGCCATTACCAGGGCTTGGTCCCCGGTCCACAAACTTCGGGGCACTGCAGAACACCGGCTCTGACTGCAGCTTCAGCAGTGAACGCCAG AATAAGGTAAAGCTTGGAAAGTGTTCACATCTGGAaatggaggcagagaggagaagaggtcAGGAGAGCAGAGCGGTGTGGGACAGAGGTGACCAGCAGAGAAGATCATGGGAAG CCAAGCTGTCTGAACGGTGCGTGGTCTCAGGGGGCCAGCGTGTAAACTCGGCCATGCAG AGCACGGTGTCCGGCCCCAGGGATTCAGAACAGGGGCGTGTCGCGATTAGGCAGACGGAGAAGTACTGCTGCGTGTACCTCCCCGACGGGACGGCCTCTCtggcccccgcccgccccggcGTCACCATCAGGGACATGCTGAGGGTGCTTTGCCAAAAGAGGGGGTTTgacctctgtgacatcaccctcTACCTGCAGGGCAAGGACAAG cagcCACTGTCCCTGGATCAGGACAGCAGTGTGCTGAGGGAGCAGCAGGTCCTCCTGGAGCTCCGCGTCACCTTTGC tgtggaGATTGCCTTCATGAGGAGCAGAGTGAGAATTGTGGTGAAGTCCAGCAAGAGTCTGCAGGaggcgctgtccatggtgctgcagaaGCATGACCTTCGACCCCAGGATGTCGTGCTAACCGTG AGTGGCTGCATGGAGCCGTTGAAAATGGACATGCTGGTTTTCCCTCTGGCGAACAAGACGCTGCTTCTGGACAGAGCGAAAG GTGAACTCCCCCACAGTGGCAGTCCTCCGGGCAGTGTTCCCGGCTCCACCTTCCAG CGTAGAGGAGCGATTACCTCAGAAACTGCAGAGGGCCTGCAGCCAATCGGAACCCGAGCCAGACCTAACAGGGCGAGAATTACCGCGGCGAGGAAAACCTATGACGTGGATG cgctcgCTGCCCTGCTCTCCAGGGTGCAGTGGTGCAGTATGGATGACCAGCGGTCGTTACTGAGGAAGGAGCATCTGGTGATGCCCAGCTTCTTGGAGCTGCCCCCAGCGGCAGGTGAGGAGGAAACGGAGGAGGCACAGGGGGAGAACAGGGGGAGCGAGGAGCCCAGTCCCACCTCCGCCAGCCCCCCTACACCCTCAGGGGCCCCCGCGCTGTCAGAAGAAGAGGGAGCAGTGGGCATGGCTGCTCCCGACAGAATGGACTCAGATGCTCAAAGCCTCTCCCCTTTGTCTCGGCCTGACGGATCCTTCTTCTGCTCAGACTTGTCTCGAGAAACAGTGGTGTGA
- the LOC135263617 gene encoding regulator of G-protein signaling 14-like isoform X3 — translation MRTSHTQVHSPHKFLLWHVAKAASCSDRKCQQTQVSRRECCNVSFFCNIFNAVSCLGFSDSVDIGATFRNSQNLGVRIGHGVLAVSDGELNMITSEDHGSCHSLDSSPQPHGCQHSAAGKVASWAVSFEKLLKDPTGVCYFEAFLKSEVSAENILFWRACEKFSQIQAHQKEELSREARSIFDNYLSDSAFHAVNIDETARITESDLQTPTPDMFHKAQQQIFKLMKFDSYTRFKRSQLFQKCMLAEMEARPLPGLGPRSTNFGALQNTGSDCSFSSERQNKVKLGKCSHLEMEAERRRGQESRAVWDRGDQQRRSWEAKLSERCVVSGGQRVNSAMQSTVSGPRDSEQGRVAIRQTEKYCCVYLPDGTASLAPARPGVTIRDMLRVLCQKRGFDLCDITLYLQGKDKPLSLDQDSSVLREQQVLLELRVTFAVEIAFMRSRVRIVVKSSKSLQEALSMVLQKHDLRPQDVVLTVSGCMEPLKMDMLVFPLANKTLLLDRAKGELPHSGSPPGSVPGSTFQRRGAITSETAEGLQPIGTRARPNRARITAARKTYDVDALAALLSRVQWCSMDDQRSLLRKEHLVMPSFLELPPAAGEEETEEAQGENRGSEEPSPTSASPPTPSGAPALSEEEGAVGMAAPDRMDSDAQSLSPLSRPDGSFFCSDLSRETVV, via the exons ATGAGGACAAGTCATACACAAGTGCACAGCCCACACAAGTTCCTCTTGTGGCATGTTGCTAAGGCTGCTTCCtgttcagacaggaagtgccagCAGACACAAGTTTCTAGAAGAGAATGTTGTAATGTGTCATTCTTTTGCAATATTTTCAATGCTGTGAGTTGTTTGGGATTTTCGGATTCTGTTGATATTGGAGCCACGTTCAGGAACTCTCAAAACCTTGGAGTGCGCATTGGTCACGGG GTCCTGGCAGTGTCCGACGGTG AGCTGAACATGATCACGTCAGAGGACCACGGCAGCTGCCACAGTTTAGACAGTAGCCCCCAACCACACGGCTGTCAGCACTCCGCTGCGGGGAAGGTGGCCAGCTGGGCCGTGAGCTTCGAGAAGCTTCTGAAGGACCCCACTGGTGTCTGTTACTTTGAG GCTTTCCTGAAGTCAGAAGTCAGCGCTGAGAACATCCTATTCTGGCGGGCATGTGAGAAGTTCAGCCAGATACAAGCTCATCAGAAAGAGGAG CTATCCAGAGAAGCTCGATCCATTTTTGACAACTACCTCTCAGACAGTGCCTTCCATGCCGTCAACATCGATGAGACAGCTCGCATAACTGAGAGTGACCTACAAACTCCCACACCAGACATGTTTCATAAGGCTCAGCAACAG ATTTTCAAATTGATGAAGTTTGACAGCTACACTCGGTTCAAACGCTCCCAGCTCTTCCAGAAATGCATGCTTGCTGAAATGGAGGCTCGGCCATTACCAGGGCTTGGTCCCCGGTCCACAAACTTCGGGGCACTGCAGAACACCGGCTCTGACTGCAGCTTCAGCAGTGAACGCCAG AATAAGGTAAAGCTTGGAAAGTGTTCACATCTGGAaatggaggcagagaggagaagaggtcAGGAGAGCAGAGCGGTGTGGGACAGAGGTGACCAGCAGAGAAGATCATGGGAAG CCAAGCTGTCTGAACGGTGCGTGGTCTCAGGGGGCCAGCGTGTAAACTCGGCCATGCAG AGCACGGTGTCCGGCCCCAGGGATTCAGAACAGGGGCGTGTCGCGATTAGGCAGACGGAGAAGTACTGCTGCGTGTACCTCCCCGACGGGACGGCCTCTCtggcccccgcccgccccggcGTCACCATCAGGGACATGCTGAGGGTGCTTTGCCAAAAGAGGGGGTTTgacctctgtgacatcaccctcTACCTGCAGGGCAAGGACAAG cCACTGTCCCTGGATCAGGACAGCAGTGTGCTGAGGGAGCAGCAGGTCCTCCTGGAGCTCCGCGTCACCTTTGC tgtggaGATTGCCTTCATGAGGAGCAGAGTGAGAATTGTGGTGAAGTCCAGCAAGAGTCTGCAGGaggcgctgtccatggtgctgcagaaGCATGACCTTCGACCCCAGGATGTCGTGCTAACCGTG AGTGGCTGCATGGAGCCGTTGAAAATGGACATGCTGGTTTTCCCTCTGGCGAACAAGACGCTGCTTCTGGACAGAGCGAAAG GTGAACTCCCCCACAGTGGCAGTCCTCCGGGCAGTGTTCCCGGCTCCACCTTCCAG CGTAGAGGAGCGATTACCTCAGAAACTGCAGAGGGCCTGCAGCCAATCGGAACCCGAGCCAGACCTAACAGGGCGAGAATTACCGCGGCGAGGAAAACCTATGACGTGGATG cgctcgCTGCCCTGCTCTCCAGGGTGCAGTGGTGCAGTATGGATGACCAGCGGTCGTTACTGAGGAAGGAGCATCTGGTGATGCCCAGCTTCTTGGAGCTGCCCCCAGCGGCAGGTGAGGAGGAAACGGAGGAGGCACAGGGGGAGAACAGGGGGAGCGAGGAGCCCAGTCCCACCTCCGCCAGCCCCCCTACACCCTCAGGGGCCCCCGCGCTGTCAGAAGAAGAGGGAGCAGTGGGCATGGCTGCTCCCGACAGAATGGACTCAGATGCTCAAAGCCTCTCCCCTTTGTCTCGGCCTGACGGATCCTTCTTCTGCTCAGACTTGTCTCGAGAAACAGTGGTGTGA
- the LOC135263617 gene encoding regulator of G-protein signaling 14-like isoform X4: MRTSHTQVHSPHKFLLWHVAKAASCSDRKCQQTQVSRRECCNVSFFCNIFNAVSCLGFSDSVDIGATFRNSQNLGVRIGHGVLAVSDGELNMITSEDHGSCHSLDSSPQPHGCQHSAAGKVASWAVSFEKLLKDPTGVCYFEAFLKSEVSAENILFWRACEKFSQIQAHQKEELSREARSIFDNYLSDSAFHAVNIDETARITESDLQTPTPDMFHKAQQQIFKLMKFDSYTRFKRSQLFQKCMLAEMEARPLPGLGPRSTNFGALQNTGSDCSFSSERQNKVKLGKCSHLEMEAERRRGQESRAVWDRGDQQRRSWEAKLSERCVVSGGQRVNSAMQSTVSGPRDSEQGRVAIRQTEKYCCVYLPDGTASLAPARPGVTIRDMLRVLCQKRGFDLCDITLYLQGKDKQPLSLDQDSSVLREQQVLLELRVTFAVEIAFMRSRVRIVVKSSKSLQEALSMVLQKHDLRPQDVVLTVSGCMEPLKMDMLVFPLANKTLLLDRAKGELPHSGSPPGSVPGSTFQRSDYLRNCRGPAANRNPSQT, encoded by the exons ATGAGGACAAGTCATACACAAGTGCACAGCCCACACAAGTTCCTCTTGTGGCATGTTGCTAAGGCTGCTTCCtgttcagacaggaagtgccagCAGACACAAGTTTCTAGAAGAGAATGTTGTAATGTGTCATTCTTTTGCAATATTTTCAATGCTGTGAGTTGTTTGGGATTTTCGGATTCTGTTGATATTGGAGCCACGTTCAGGAACTCTCAAAACCTTGGAGTGCGCATTGGTCACGGG GTCCTGGCAGTGTCCGACGGTG AGCTGAACATGATCACGTCAGAGGACCACGGCAGCTGCCACAGTTTAGACAGTAGCCCCCAACCACACGGCTGTCAGCACTCCGCTGCGGGGAAGGTGGCCAGCTGGGCCGTGAGCTTCGAGAAGCTTCTGAAGGACCCCACTGGTGTCTGTTACTTTGAG GCTTTCCTGAAGTCAGAAGTCAGCGCTGAGAACATCCTATTCTGGCGGGCATGTGAGAAGTTCAGCCAGATACAAGCTCATCAGAAAGAGGAG CTATCCAGAGAAGCTCGATCCATTTTTGACAACTACCTCTCAGACAGTGCCTTCCATGCCGTCAACATCGATGAGACAGCTCGCATAACTGAGAGTGACCTACAAACTCCCACACCAGACATGTTTCATAAGGCTCAGCAACAG ATTTTCAAATTGATGAAGTTTGACAGCTACACTCGGTTCAAACGCTCCCAGCTCTTCCAGAAATGCATGCTTGCTGAAATGGAGGCTCGGCCATTACCAGGGCTTGGTCCCCGGTCCACAAACTTCGGGGCACTGCAGAACACCGGCTCTGACTGCAGCTTCAGCAGTGAACGCCAG AATAAGGTAAAGCTTGGAAAGTGTTCACATCTGGAaatggaggcagagaggagaagaggtcAGGAGAGCAGAGCGGTGTGGGACAGAGGTGACCAGCAGAGAAGATCATGGGAAG CCAAGCTGTCTGAACGGTGCGTGGTCTCAGGGGGCCAGCGTGTAAACTCGGCCATGCAG AGCACGGTGTCCGGCCCCAGGGATTCAGAACAGGGGCGTGTCGCGATTAGGCAGACGGAGAAGTACTGCTGCGTGTACCTCCCCGACGGGACGGCCTCTCtggcccccgcccgccccggcGTCACCATCAGGGACATGCTGAGGGTGCTTTGCCAAAAGAGGGGGTTTgacctctgtgacatcaccctcTACCTGCAGGGCAAGGACAAG cagcCACTGTCCCTGGATCAGGACAGCAGTGTGCTGAGGGAGCAGCAGGTCCTCCTGGAGCTCCGCGTCACCTTTGC tgtggaGATTGCCTTCATGAGGAGCAGAGTGAGAATTGTGGTGAAGTCCAGCAAGAGTCTGCAGGaggcgctgtccatggtgctgcagaaGCATGACCTTCGACCCCAGGATGTCGTGCTAACCGTG AGTGGCTGCATGGAGCCGTTGAAAATGGACATGCTGGTTTTCCCTCTGGCGAACAAGACGCTGCTTCTGGACAGAGCGAAAG GTGAACTCCCCCACAGTGGCAGTCCTCCGGGCAGTGTTCCCGGCTCCACCTTCCAG AGGAGCGATTACCTCAGAAACTGCAGAGGGCCTGCAGCCAATCGGAACCCGAGCCAGACCTAA
- the LOC135263617 gene encoding regulator of G-protein signaling 14-like isoform X2 — MITSEDHGSCHSLDSSPQPHGCQHSAAGKVASWAVSFEKLLKDPTGVCYFEAFLKSEVSAENILFWRACEKFSQIQAHQKEELSREARSIFDNYLSDSAFHAVNIDETARITESDLQTPTPDMFHKAQQQIFKLMKFDSYTRFKRSQLFQKCMLAEMEARPLPGLGPRSTNFGALQNTGSDCSFSSERQNKVKLGKCSHLEMEAERRRGQESRAVWDRGDQQRRSWEAKLSERCVVSGGQRVNSAMQSTVSGPRDSEQGRVAIRQTEKYCCVYLPDGTASLAPARPGVTIRDMLRVLCQKRGFDLCDITLYLQGKDKQPLSLDQDSSVLREQQVLLELRVTFAVEIAFMRSRVRIVVKSSKSLQEALSMVLQKHDLRPQDVVLTVSGCMEPLKMDMLVFPLANKTLLLDRAKGELPHSGSPPGSVPGSTFQRRGAITSETAEGLQPIGTRARPNRARITAARKTYDVDALAALLSRVQWCSMDDQRSLLRKEHLVMPSFLELPPAAGEEETEEAQGENRGSEEPSPTSASPPTPSGAPALSEEEGAVGMAAPDRMDSDAQSLSPLSRPDGSFFCSDLSRETVV; from the exons ATGATCACGTCAGAGGACCACGGCAGCTGCCACAGTTTAGACAGTAGCCCCCAACCACACGGCTGTCAGCACTCCGCTGCGGGGAAGGTGGCCAGCTGGGCCGTGAGCTTCGAGAAGCTTCTGAAGGACCCCACTGGTGTCTGTTACTTTGAG GCTTTCCTGAAGTCAGAAGTCAGCGCTGAGAACATCCTATTCTGGCGGGCATGTGAGAAGTTCAGCCAGATACAAGCTCATCAGAAAGAGGAG CTATCCAGAGAAGCTCGATCCATTTTTGACAACTACCTCTCAGACAGTGCCTTCCATGCCGTCAACATCGATGAGACAGCTCGCATAACTGAGAGTGACCTACAAACTCCCACACCAGACATGTTTCATAAGGCTCAGCAACAG ATTTTCAAATTGATGAAGTTTGACAGCTACACTCGGTTCAAACGCTCCCAGCTCTTCCAGAAATGCATGCTTGCTGAAATGGAGGCTCGGCCATTACCAGGGCTTGGTCCCCGGTCCACAAACTTCGGGGCACTGCAGAACACCGGCTCTGACTGCAGCTTCAGCAGTGAACGCCAG AATAAGGTAAAGCTTGGAAAGTGTTCACATCTGGAaatggaggcagagaggagaagaggtcAGGAGAGCAGAGCGGTGTGGGACAGAGGTGACCAGCAGAGAAGATCATGGGAAG CCAAGCTGTCTGAACGGTGCGTGGTCTCAGGGGGCCAGCGTGTAAACTCGGCCATGCAG AGCACGGTGTCCGGCCCCAGGGATTCAGAACAGGGGCGTGTCGCGATTAGGCAGACGGAGAAGTACTGCTGCGTGTACCTCCCCGACGGGACGGCCTCTCtggcccccgcccgccccggcGTCACCATCAGGGACATGCTGAGGGTGCTTTGCCAAAAGAGGGGGTTTgacctctgtgacatcaccctcTACCTGCAGGGCAAGGACAAG cagcCACTGTCCCTGGATCAGGACAGCAGTGTGCTGAGGGAGCAGCAGGTCCTCCTGGAGCTCCGCGTCACCTTTGC tgtggaGATTGCCTTCATGAGGAGCAGAGTGAGAATTGTGGTGAAGTCCAGCAAGAGTCTGCAGGaggcgctgtccatggtgctgcagaaGCATGACCTTCGACCCCAGGATGTCGTGCTAACCGTG AGTGGCTGCATGGAGCCGTTGAAAATGGACATGCTGGTTTTCCCTCTGGCGAACAAGACGCTGCTTCTGGACAGAGCGAAAG GTGAACTCCCCCACAGTGGCAGTCCTCCGGGCAGTGTTCCCGGCTCCACCTTCCAG CGTAGAGGAGCGATTACCTCAGAAACTGCAGAGGGCCTGCAGCCAATCGGAACCCGAGCCAGACCTAACAGGGCGAGAATTACCGCGGCGAGGAAAACCTATGACGTGGATG cgctcgCTGCCCTGCTCTCCAGGGTGCAGTGGTGCAGTATGGATGACCAGCGGTCGTTACTGAGGAAGGAGCATCTGGTGATGCCCAGCTTCTTGGAGCTGCCCCCAGCGGCAGGTGAGGAGGAAACGGAGGAGGCACAGGGGGAGAACAGGGGGAGCGAGGAGCCCAGTCCCACCTCCGCCAGCCCCCCTACACCCTCAGGGGCCCCCGCGCTGTCAGAAGAAGAGGGAGCAGTGGGCATGGCTGCTCCCGACAGAATGGACTCAGATGCTCAAAGCCTCTCCCCTTTGTCTCGGCCTGACGGATCCTTCTTCTGCTCAGACTTGTCTCGAGAAACAGTGGTGTGA